The following are encoded in a window of Pelecanus crispus isolate bPelCri1 chromosome 6, bPelCri1.pri, whole genome shotgun sequence genomic DNA:
- the TCP11L1 gene encoding T-complex protein 11-like protein 1, whose product MSQNPEKPHSSEEKLSGLEDGQEESLDQSIRKRIRQSAPGLHRDDTPKSSPPRPVSIEELMETAKGVTNMALAHEIVVNGDFQIKPAELPEHSLEKKVRDIVHKAFWDCLEAQLKEDPPTYDHAIKLLGEIKENLLSFLLPGHTRLRSQITEVLDLDLIKQEAENGALDISKLVEFVIGMMGTLCAPARDEEIKKLKDINEIVPLFRAIFSVLDLMKMDMANFAVSSIRPKLMQQSAEYERKKFQEFLEKQPNSLDLVTRWLQEAADDLAKLRCKMLLPDCSGDGATGGASALCSTAVQNRAYLKLLKWDHVNRPFPETVLMDQTRFQEIQLELEQLLLMGTVLLVTFSAAGSALVDIPGFAEKIKTIVKVLLTGMHLPSFNLQESLAAVGEKVCAEVNSCLSQHGFMPFSAERETGLKGQIQAAANPDNTICKLIDSRIEKFLENYLASSHQKSLPAIPGGLGPIQRELEEIAVKYVRLVNYNKMVFSPYYDAILGKILTKEESQLVGKSEES is encoded by the exons ATGTCTCAGAATCCTGAGAAGCCACATTCAAGTGAAGAAAAGTTGAGTGGTTTGGAGGATGGTCAAGAGGAGAGCTTGGATCAGTCTATCAGAAAAAGAATACGCCAGAGTGCTCCAGGGTTGCACAGAGATGATACACCAAAGT CTAGTCCTCCTCGGCCTGTGTCAATAGAAGAGCTCATGGAAACAGCTAAGGGAGTAACCAACATGGCATTAGCACATGAAATTGTTGTTAATGGAGACTTCCAGATAAAACCAGCTGAATTACCAGAACACAG cttagaaaaaaaagtaagagatATTGTGCATAAAGCTTTCTGGGATTGTCTGGAAGCTCAGTTAAAGGAAGATCCACCGACATATGACCATGCAATTAAACTATTGGGAGAAATTAAAGAG AATCTCCTGTCTTTCTTGTTGCCTGGTCATACTAGACTGAGAAGCCAGATTACGGAAGTTCTTGATCTGGACTTGATAAAACAGGAGGCAGAGAATGGGGCCCTTGACATTTCAAAGTTGGTTGAATTTGTTATTGGGATGATGGGGACTCTCTGTGCTCCAGCTCGAGATGAAGAAATTAAGAAACTGAAAGATATTAATGAAATTGTTCCTCTGTTCAG agCAATTTTCTCTGTGTTAGACCTAATGAAAATGGATATGGCAAACTTCGCTGTCAGTAGTATTAGGCCAAAATTAATGCAGCAGTCTGCTgaatatgaaagaaagaagtttcaGGAGTTTCTTGAGAAACAGCCAA ATTCTTTAGACCTTGTGACAAGGTGGttgcaagaagcagcagatgaTCTTGCAAAGCTGAGATGTAAAATGTTGCTTCCCGACTGTAGTGGTGATGGTGCCACTGGTGGGGCTTCCGCCTTGTGCTCCACTGCTGTACAAAATCGGGCCTATCTGAAGCTCCTAAAGTGGGATCATGTAAACAGGCCTTTTCCAGAA ACGGTGCTAATGGACCAGACCCGCTTTCAGGAAAtacagctggagctggagcagctcctTTTGATGGGGACTGTCCTTCTGGTCACGTTCAGTGCAGCAGGCTCAGCACTCGTTGATATACCCGGCTTTGCTGAGAAAATCAAAACCATTGTCAAGGTGCTGCTGACAGGAATGCATCTTCC CTCCTTTAACCTGCAGGAATCTTTGGCTGCTGTCGGCGAAAAGGTGTGTGCTGAAGTTAACAGCTGCCTTTCCCAGCATGGGTTTATGCCGTTCTCAGCGGAGAGAGAGACTGGACTTAAAGGACAAATCCAAGCAGCGGCCAATCCGGATAACACCATATGCAAGCTAATAG ATTCTCGAATTGAAAAGTTTCTGGAGAATTATCTTGCATCTAGTCACCAGAAATCATTGCCTGCTATTCCTGGAGGATTAGGCCCTATTCAAAGAGAGCTGGAAGAGATTGCTGTCAAGTATGTTCGTCTTGTCAACTACAACAAGATGGTCTTCAGCCCTTACTATGATGCAATCCTTGGCAAAATCCTGACCAAGGAAGAATCCCAACTTGTAGGGAAGTCAGAAGAATCGTAA